The Algoriphagus halophilus sequence TCGTTGGGTTTCTAACAAATTATTTCAAATACCAATGAAGAAATCTTTCCTTTACTACCTCCTTTTTTCACTAGTTTTTACCCTTGCAGCCTGCCAAGATAAAGATGATCAAGAAGCCGATTTTAGTAAATTCAGAGAAATTGCCTACAACTATCTGGACGATTCAACCCAAGAGACCATCGTAGGAAATTGGAAGAAGGCTTTTGTACGAAAAAATGGAAATGGCAATTATGAAGTCCTTTTTAATACTACTTACGATGCACTTTTAGGTCCAATAGTGGTAGAAATTGATGGAAAAACAAGAGACGTAATTAGAATTTACCCAAGAGATTAGAAAGGTATTTAATTCAATAAAAAGAGGGCAATGCCCTCTTCATTTTTAATCCTCTTTTATTTTAAATTTTTCCCTTCTTGCAGCTTTGTTCGACTCTTTCTTAGGTCTACTGGCGCCAAAAGTCCCTCTGTTGGTTTTACCTTTTTTAGTTTTCATATCTCCTTTTCCCATAATTATTTTGGTTTAATTTGATTCATTTGAAGGTAAAAAACTGATAAAAAAATGTCAAGCCTTGCGACGCCGGGACAATGGGGATTCATGAATTAAAACTATCTTTCCTTCCTAATAAGTAATTTTATTTTGGGATGACTAAGAAACAATTACCGGAAATAAATTGTGATTTAGGGGAAGGCATACCCTCTGAAGAAAAGATTTTTCCGTGGATTGATGCCGCTAGTATCGCCTGCGGAGGACATTATGGAGATCGATCCAGTATATATCAATCTTTACAGTTGGCAAAAAAATTCGGAAAGAATGTAGGAGCCCATCCCTCCTACCCAGATCGGGAAAATTTTGGTAGGCAATCCATTTCGATCAGCAATGAGGATTTGATTCAAAGTATTCAAACGCAACTCAACTTATTTCTTGAGGTCGCCAATGACTTGGGCTTCACATTGGATCATATCAAGTTCCATGGTGCCCTGTATAATGATGCTGCGAAAAGAGTGGATCTTGCAGCATCCTTGACCAACTTCCTCCTAAAGACCTATCCCCAAACACCTGTTTTCACTCCTCCCAATTCGGAAATGGAAAGACTGTGCATAGAAAAAGGGTTGCCAATCAGAAGAGAGGTGTTTGCAGATAGAGCCTATCATTCAGATTATTCATTGGTATCAAGAAATATCAAGGGTTCTCTGCTCAGTGATTTCGAGAGTATCAATCACCAATTGGATCCATTATTTACCAAAGGCGAACTAATCTCTATAGAGGGTGTCCATTTACCGATTCAAGCGGATACTTTATGCTTTCATGGAGACAATCCAGGCTTGGATTCTTTTCTTTCAGCAATTAGACAAACCTGGTGGACATGAAACCGATTCACTCCATCATCACCCCCACCCTTTCCGAGATAAAATGGAACCTGGAAATTTCCGACCTGCTTTTACAAAAACAGTTAGCGCTAAAAAGTATTCTTGAAAGCCATTTTCAAAAAAACATACTAGAGATACGGGTTGGATTCAAGACTCTGGGAATCTCCTGGAAATCCAAACTTCCTTTCAAGGAGGTTCAAGCCCTTATGGATCAATTTGAGGAAATGGAAGAATATGCTCCCCTTTCTAACAAGGTCTGGCAAATCCCTGCCTGCTATGATGTAGACCTTGGAAGAGATTTAGAAAATTTAGCTTCTGCCAAAGGTTTAGAAGTGGAAGCCTTGATTGACCTTCATTCAAAAAATAACTACCGATTACATTTCTATGGTTTTTTACCTGGCTTTATGTACTTGCAAGGTCTTCCCAACGTACTTTTTACCCCTAGAAAATCTGTCCCAGATGCCAGTGTACCAGCTGGATCTATTGCTATTGGAGGAAATCAAACAGGAATATACCCAAGTGATAGTCCTGGTGGATGGCATTTAATTGGCCAAACACCGATTATTCTTTTTGATCCCTCAAACAGTCCTCCTGTTTGGGCCAGTCCTGGGGATCTAATTAAATTCAACCCAATCACTTTAGAGGAATTCAAATCAATTCAACAGGATCCTCATCAACCGGTTTGGAAAAAATGAAGGAAAATCAATCTATGTCGATTTTGCGTACTGGTCCGGGTACCAGTGTCCAGGACCTTGGCAGAGAGGGTTTTGGACAATACGGAATTCCGGTATCAGGGGCAATGGATCGCATTTCTATGCGTTGGGTAAATCACTTATTACAAAACCCGGAGGAAGAAGCTGTATTGGAAATTTCTCAGCCAGGCCTGAAGATACACTTTGAATCCCCTACCACCATATGCATTGCTGGGGCGAAAGCAAACCTCAAGTTAAACGACTCCCCTATTAAATCTGAAGGTTTACTTTCCATCAAGGAAGGCGATGAACTTAGTTTTGGTTCCTTCATCTTGGGGGCTAGGGTGTATTTGGGAGTAAAAAAAGGATTCAAGGTTCCTACCTTACTGAATAGCAAAAGCACCTACCCCGGTATTACTGAACTAGGAATGTTAAAAAAAGGGGATCTCTTGGAATATGCATCCATTCAAGAACATCCCAACCCCACCTGGTCCAGGGTAAAATTTGATCGAAACTGGATGAATTCCAACACCATCGAAGCATATCCTGGTCCCGAATGGAAGGAGTTATCCGATACCACCAAGACCGAAATTCAACATACCACATTTACCATTTCCCATCTTCAAAACCGAATGGCCTTCCAATTGGAAGAGCTTATTCCCAACTCCTTAAGTGAAATGGCTACTGCTGCGGTATATCCTGGCACCGTCCAGTTAACCTCGGGTGGAAAACTAATCATTTTAATGAAGGATGCACAAGTGACCGGGGGCTATCCCAGAATTCTCCAGCTATCTGAAAAATCAATTGCCCAGCTTTCCCAAAAATCACCCTACCAACAATTTTCTTTTAAAATAAAAAAGGCCCTGATCTCTCAGAGCCTATATTAAAAAGTTCCCCCTAGTTTATCTTCCTGAAGTCGGTGAAGACTGGCTGTTTTCCCAGAATCTAGACCAAAGGAAGAACATTTCAACCTCGAATTTCTTCCTATTCAATTGGATTGTTGCCCAGTCTACATCTCCTGATGCATCATACTTTTCACTAGCAAGCATTCCAATGGATCCCATCCCTCCAATTTTGTACATATTGCTAAGATCATCTTCTAAATTGAGTCCATAAAAACCCAAAGATTCAATTAAAATATCAGCCTTTCCCCGGGCATTGGAATTTCTGGCAGCCTCTCTGGCGCTTTGAACTGCTGGAAGTAACAAGCCTACTGCCACAGGGTCAACTCCATAGCCAATCTCTAATGCTTCCATTGCCTGGTCTAGGCTAATAGGATCTATATTTCTAGCATTTAAACCCAACACGAATTCGGCAGTTTCTTCCAACTCTGGTTTTTTGATCGGAGGGATGCTATCTTCCCAAGGGCTTCGAGAAGGAGCACTGGTTGCTCCATTTCCACTGAATATCTTAGCGAAGGGATATTCCTTCTCCGTGGATTCGCCTTTGATATCATCTAATTTCAAGTATCCTGAAATAGCAGCCAATGGTCCCATGGCAATATCATATTCAATTTCATGCTCGTCTCCGGCAGTTGCTGAATGGTTTCTTTTTGCTGCATCACTGAAAGTGGCTCCTCTTTTAATTAAGGTAGAGTCAAAAATTGTCAGAGATTTTCTAATCATAGATGCTAAGAAGAATTCCCGAGATCTACTACTTCTTACCATTTCCTCCACTTTGGAAGGAGGCAGTGTCATCATCACTCCTTGATAGGCATTTTCAGCTATTCCATAATTAAAATTGGCTTTACCTGACCCTATTCCTCCAGAGGATGATCCCATTCTGGCATGGGGGTTACTCAATTCTACGGCTTGGTCTACATCAGCAAATAACGCTTCTTCATTTGTTCTTGAATCGCATGAAGTATTTAAAATAATGGCGCTTAAAAAAATGATAAAAAGATAATTTTTCATGATTATTTAAAGTTTGATTGATTTCGTTTTGGAAGAGCTTTTCCCTTCCGACGATTCAAACATAGACACCTTTCACTCAGGTATTTGGTCAAAATAGACGAAACAGTCTATCCAATTGATGAAAAAGCCATATCAATTGATAGTTGAATTTTACTCTTATCTATTTGATTTTAAGGGCACAAATAGGCAACTTCTACAGCTATCAATCAAAAAAGGTCATCCATCAATTGAAAAGGTCCAACCATTAAAGTTCAGGATTCCGAATCGGGTTTAGAGGTATATTGGAACATTATAAAAGCCAAAAAACAGCTTAGAATTTATATTTTAGGAATTGAACAATTTACAATCACATATTTCCGCATCCCATATTGAAGATATACTACTTCATTTTTCCAACTCCATGGGAGACTTGGAGACGGAGGAAGAAATTCTGTGGGATATGACCAGAAACTGTATCTCAATACTAGGCTTTGAGGATGCAGTGGTTTATTTGGTGGATGAAAACAAAGAATACCTGGAGCAAAAAGCTGCATTTGGACCTAAAAACCCTGAGGGAAATGAAATCATTAACGCCCTAAAGGTGAAAATCGGAGAAGGGGTAACCGGAGAAGTGGCCAGCACAGGACTTCCATTGATCATTAAAGATACCAGGACGTATAAAAAGTATATCAAAGATGACGAATTCCGTCTTTCTGAAATTGCGGTACCCATTATGCTTGAAGGGAAAGTGATTGGTGTTATTGACAGTGAACACTCCCAAGCAAATTATTTTACGGACCAACACTTAAAAATCCTGTTGGCTGTTGCCTCCATTTATGCCGGACAAATAGCTAGAATCAGAGCTTTAAAATCCATCAAAGAATCGGAATTCGAGCGATGGAAAATCCAACAAAAGGCTTCTAGACTAAAAATGGAAGCCCTTTCAGCTCAACTTAGTCCCCACTTTGTATTTAATTCCTTAAATGCGATCCAACATTATATCTTATTAGAAGACAAGCGTAAATCCCTGAGGTTTCTAAGCATTTTCGGGAAGCTTCTTCGCTATTTCATGAGTCAACTTTCAGAAGAATCAGTCAGTGTGAAGGATGAATTACAAATGTTGGATTGGTATTTACAATTACAAAAATTACGGTATGGAGAAAAGCTGAATTATTCCCTATCAGAAGGTAATTTAAAGGATTTCCCTCATGCAAGAATCTCCTCCATCATTGTCCAAAGTCTGATTGAAAACTTACTTGAAGAACAGATCTCTCAATCCGATGGTCATTCAGAAATAGAATTGGGTTTCCAAATATCAACTTCTGAGATTAAATTCAATGTATTGATAAACAACAAAAAGGAACTGAGTGGCTCTAATGATACTCCGAGCTACTTTAACAGTCTAACCCCTTGGGAAGAGTACATAAGAATATTAAATGAAATCAGACCTTTTGAAATAAAATCCAAGGTATTTGAAGAGGTTAACCCAGGCAATGGCAGTTATCTAAAATCCGTTGAAATTATCTTTCCCAATTTAGCCAATCCATGAAAGAGCTTCCCCTTTCTATATTTTTTATCTTTTTGCTCAACTTTCAACTTTCGGCACAGGAAAGGAGCCCCACCTACCGAGTTCTGGTCTTTCCCACTGTTTTTAAAATGGACTCTGCCATTTCCATCAATCAGGCAATGGATTATTCAAACCAAGGACTTTTCCAAACCACAGAAAATCTTGGGATAGCGAAGCAGGGATATCACTATTGGTTTAAAATTGATTTGGCAGAGGCAATCTCAAAAAACAACATTCAAGACTCGATTTATTTTTATCCTTATGGTGTGGAAAAAGGGAATCTTTTCATTGTCAGAAATAGTAGGCTAACTCCTTTGGTATTCAATATCATGGGAGAAAATGATTTAAAAAGAACAAACCTTGAAAGTCCATTTTATATCAGTATTTCTAAGAATGAATTGATTAATGGATCCAAATTATACCTGGTCACTCATTATTTAAGGGCTACTCCTGACCTTTCCAATAAAACATTTTCGATCAGCTCGCCGGAAGCGCACCAGCTGTTTTCCGGATATATTAGCCACAATTCATTCAAAAGTCAGGTTCTTGCTTTCTTCTTTTTAGGAGTAGCGGCCGTATTGATGGTTTTTAATCTGATTCTATTTTTTAACATGAAGGAACGCCAATACATTTATTATGGCTTATTTCTGTTATTTCAACTGATCTATTATTCGAGGATCAGTCCCTTGCTGGCAGTCAATTTCGGATATGGTCATTACCACTTTTTCTTTTGGCTCACCTCCATCTCTCAGATTTTAATCAATACTTTTTACATGCTCTTTATCAGGCATTTTCTAGATTTCCCCAAATACCTGCCAAAATTTGATCGGATAGTAAAAGGAATCGTGATTTTGTTAGCAAGCCTAATTGTTCTTGTCAGTGTTTTGATTTATCATGATCCCTACAATGCCTTTCAAGCCAATCTAATGAACTGGCAAAGGTATTTTATGGCAACATTTGCTTTTGTTGGCGTAGCATACTTATGGAAGGTGTACCAAGGCAAATTGGTCTATTTCGTCATTGCGGGTACCCTCATTTTTACCACTGGAGCTTTATTGACCATGTTTTTACTGGATCTGGATTACATGATCACAGGTTCCGCTATAGAAAGCACCATTTTCGCATTAGGCCTTTCTTATAAAATCAAAGTAATCAGTCAGGAAAAACGTGAGGCTGAATCGGAAGCATTTCAGACCAGACTCGGCGCACTTCGAGCTCAAATCAATCCACATTTTATTTTCAATAGTCTCAGTTCCATTCAACATCTGATAAGCAGTGAACAAAAAGTACCCGCTTTAAAATACCTGGCAAAATTCAGCAAATTTGTACGGCAGGTCCTGGAAAATTCATTGGATGTACATGTAAGCCTAGAAAAGGAAATTGAGCTCTTAAAGGTATACTTGGACTTGGAGTCCCTTCGCTTTGAACACGCATTTACCTATGAGGTCATCCTACCTGAAGATTCCAATATCTGCTATGAGGAGGTTCCTATGTTGATCATTCAACCCTTTGTAGAGAATGCAATCAAACATGGCCTGCTCGCTAAGAAATCGGAGGACAAAAAACTAACCATCCGTTTTTTTGATAAGGGCGACTATATCTTATGCGAGGTGGAAGACAACGGAATAGGAAGAGAAGCAGCTGAAAAAATGAAAGGAACCAATTACCGACCATCAAGAGGCATGGGCTTAACCTATGAGCGTCTTCAATTAGAAACGAAATGGTCAACTAAAGAAGACCTTATAGTTTTTGAAGATTTAGAGCAAGGAACAAAAGTGACCATTAAAATCCCCAAACAATGAAACCATTGCAAGTGATTATTGTAGAGGATGAATTCCATAGTAGGGAAACCCTCAAAACTTTTTTAGAAGAATACTGCCCGGAGGTAGAGGTTCTTGATACTGCATCCAATGTTGAGGAGGCTATAAATAAGATTTCCAACTATCAACCTAACCTGGTTTTTATGGACATTGAATTGCAGACAGGGACTGGATTTGACGTGATACAAAAAATTAAACATTTAAATTTTCACTTAATCTTCACGACAGCATTTGAACATTATGCCATCAAAGCCATCAAATTCAGTTCAATAGATTATCTGTTAAAACCGATTGATCTGGAAGAATTATTGGAGGCGGTTCAGAAGGCAAAAAGCCTGGTTCAGGAAGAATCAAGGCAACATCTGTTAGAGAACCTTTTATCCAACTTTCAAACTCCCACTTTGGAGAACCGAAAAATCTGTTTAGCTACCTCGGAAGGAATAGAATTTATCCCAACCAATCAGATCAGCTATTGTGAAGCCAATGGTTCTTACACCGATTTTCACTTAACTGATGGCCGAAAACTGGTGGTCAGTAAAAACCTGAAAGAGTATGAAAACCTGTTGGGAGAGATGAATTTCATGAGAGTTCATAATAGTTTTTTAATCAATCTGGGGGAAGTGAGGAAGTTTGTAAAATCAGAGGGTGGATACATCGTCATGAATAATGACAGGCAAGTGAGTATTTCCAACTCAAAAAGAGATGCCTTTATGAAAAGGATGGGGATCTAAATAAATTTTGAAATATTGCTTAAAAAACCTGCTTCAAATTTGAGCAAAGTAAAATAGCCTGCTATCTTAACATATCATTATTTCAACCCAAATACCATGGAAGCAGGCTTAGAATCAAAGATTTTGTCTCAGGGAATGAATCCTGAAGTTGTTCAACAACAAATTAGCCATTTTGAAAATGGCTTCCCTTTTTTACAAATTGTAGCACCTGCCACTCCTGACAACGGCATCAAAGTATTAAGTGAAAAGGAATTATCCCATTTTAAAAAAACCTACCCTGAAAAGGCTTCCCAAATAGAAGTGGTCAAATTTGTGCCTGCAAGTGGTGCAGCTTCGAGGATGTTTAAAGACCTTTTTGCATTTCTGGAAGGAGATGGAGATATAAGCAAATCTGCCTTTGTTCAGAAATTCATGAACAACATCGAAAAGTTTGCCTTTTATGATGATTTGAACGAGGTCTTACAATCCCAGGGAAGTAGTATCAACCAAAAACTGGACAGCAAGGATTATAAAGGAATTTTAGCCGCATTGCTAGACGCAGATGGTTTGGCTTATGGAAGTCTTCCAAAAGGCTTATTAAGATTCCATACCTACCCTGAAGAGCGCAGAACACCAGCACATGAACATCTGATCGAAGGAGTTCAGTATGCCACGGGAGCTGGGAATACCGTGAAGATTCATTTTACAGTATCGCCTGAGCATGAATCAAAATTCAAGGCGGAGATCGCTTCGATCTTACCAAAACTGGAAAAAGAATACGGAATCAATTTCGACATCAGTTACTCCCAACAAAAAAAGTCTACGGATACCATAGCTGTCAATATGGACAACACCCCCTTTATGGAAGAAGATGGCAGTATCCTGTTTAGACCTGCTGGACATGGGGCTTTATTGGAAAACCTCAACGATATATCTGCTGACCTCATCT is a genomic window containing:
- a CDS encoding sensor histidine kinase, with the protein product MKELPLSIFFIFLLNFQLSAQERSPTYRVLVFPTVFKMDSAISINQAMDYSNQGLFQTTENLGIAKQGYHYWFKIDLAEAISKNNIQDSIYFYPYGVEKGNLFIVRNSRLTPLVFNIMGENDLKRTNLESPFYISISKNELINGSKLYLVTHYLRATPDLSNKTFSISSPEAHQLFSGYISHNSFKSQVLAFFFLGVAAVLMVFNLILFFNMKERQYIYYGLFLLFQLIYYSRISPLLAVNFGYGHYHFFFWLTSISQILINTFYMLFIRHFLDFPKYLPKFDRIVKGIVILLASLIVLVSVLIYHDPYNAFQANLMNWQRYFMATFAFVGVAYLWKVYQGKLVYFVIAGTLIFTTGALLTMFLLDLDYMITGSAIESTIFALGLSYKIKVISQEKREAESEAFQTRLGALRAQINPHFIFNSLSSIQHLISSEQKVPALKYLAKFSKFVRQVLENSLDVHVSLEKEIELLKVYLDLESLRFEHAFTYEVILPEDSNICYEEVPMLIIQPFVENAIKHGLLAKKSEDKKLTIRFFDKGDYILCEVEDNGIGREAAEKMKGTNYRPSRGMGLTYERLQLETKWSTKEDLIVFEDLEQGTKVTIKIPKQ
- a CDS encoding histidine kinase, with product MNNLQSHISASHIEDILLHFSNSMGDLETEEEILWDMTRNCISILGFEDAVVYLVDENKEYLEQKAAFGPKNPEGNEIINALKVKIGEGVTGEVASTGLPLIIKDTRTYKKYIKDDEFRLSEIAVPIMLEGKVIGVIDSEHSQANYFTDQHLKILLAVASIYAGQIARIRALKSIKESEFERWKIQQKASRLKMEALSAQLSPHFVFNSLNAIQHYILLEDKRKSLRFLSIFGKLLRYFMSQLSEESVSVKDELQMLDWYLQLQKLRYGEKLNYSLSEGNLKDFPHARISSIIVQSLIENLLEEQISQSDGHSEIELGFQISTSEIKFNVLINNKKELSGSNDTPSYFNSLTPWEEYIRILNEIRPFEIKSKVFEEVNPGNGSYLKSVEIIFPNLANP
- a CDS encoding LamB/YcsF family protein, translated to MTKKQLPEINCDLGEGIPSEEKIFPWIDAASIACGGHYGDRSSIYQSLQLAKKFGKNVGAHPSYPDRENFGRQSISISNEDLIQSIQTQLNLFLEVANDLGFTLDHIKFHGALYNDAAKRVDLAASLTNFLLKTYPQTPVFTPPNSEMERLCIEKGLPIRREVFADRAYHSDYSLVSRNIKGSLLSDFESINHQLDPLFTKGELISIEGVHLPIQADTLCFHGDNPGLDSFLSAIRQTWWT
- a CDS encoding 5-oxoprolinase subunit C family protein; translated protein: MKENQSMSILRTGPGTSVQDLGREGFGQYGIPVSGAMDRISMRWVNHLLQNPEEEAVLEISQPGLKIHFESPTTICIAGAKANLKLNDSPIKSEGLLSIKEGDELSFGSFILGARVYLGVKKGFKVPTLLNSKSTYPGITELGMLKKGDLLEYASIQEHPNPTWSRVKFDRNWMNSNTIEAYPGPEWKELSDTTKTEIQHTTFTISHLQNRMAFQLEELIPNSLSEMATAAVYPGTVQLTSGGKLIILMKDAQVTGGYPRILQLSEKSIAQLSQKSPYQQFSFKIKKALISQSLY
- a CDS encoding DUF4301 family protein, which codes for MEAGLESKILSQGMNPEVVQQQISHFENGFPFLQIVAPATPDNGIKVLSEKELSHFKKTYPEKASQIEVVKFVPASGAASRMFKDLFAFLEGDGDISKSAFVQKFMNNIEKFAFYDDLNEVLQSQGSSINQKLDSKDYKGILAALLDADGLAYGSLPKGLLRFHTYPEERRTPAHEHLIEGVQYATGAGNTVKIHFTVSPEHESKFKAEIASILPKLEKEYGINFDISYSQQKKSTDTIAVNMDNTPFMEEDGSILFRPAGHGALLENLNDISADLIFIKNIDNVVPDRLKGDTKDYKMAIGGLLLEIQERVFEALLRLKNQQDDAAVSHAEHVLKHHLGVKFPESYEGKSLTEKAAYLESKLNRPLRVCGMVKNTGEPGGGPFWVKDGDGSLSLQIAETAQIDLNDPEAKKHFQGSTHFNPVDLVCGTKDFEGNDFDLLKYRDMMTGFITEKSKSGKELKALELPGLWNGAMAGWNTLFVEVPIITFNPVKTVNDLLRDEHQ
- a CDS encoding LytR/AlgR family response regulator transcription factor, with the protein product MKPLQVIIVEDEFHSRETLKTFLEEYCPEVEVLDTASNVEEAINKISNYQPNLVFMDIELQTGTGFDVIQKIKHLNFHLIFTTAFEHYAIKAIKFSSIDYLLKPIDLEELLEAVQKAKSLVQEESRQHLLENLLSNFQTPTLENRKICLATSEGIEFIPTNQISYCEANGSYTDFHLTDGRKLVVSKNLKEYENLLGEMNFMRVHNSFLINLGEVRKFVKSEGGYIVMNNDRQVSISNSKRDAFMKRMGI
- the pxpB gene encoding 5-oxoprolinase subunit PxpB; the encoded protein is MKPIHSIITPTLSEIKWNLEISDLLLQKQLALKSILESHFQKNILEIRVGFKTLGISWKSKLPFKEVQALMDQFEEMEEYAPLSNKVWQIPACYDVDLGRDLENLASAKGLEVEALIDLHSKNNYRLHFYGFLPGFMYLQGLPNVLFTPRKSVPDASVPAGSIAIGGNQTGIYPSDSPGGWHLIGQTPIILFDPSNSPPVWASPGDLIKFNPITLEEFKSIQQDPHQPVWKK
- a CDS encoding 30S ribosomal protein THX, encoding MGKGDMKTKKGKTNRGTFGASRPKKESNKAARREKFKIKED